The window TACCGCCATGCTGATGTCGAAATAGTTGTGGTAAACGATATCATCGCCATCGATAGAAGCATTCACTTCTGGGTAGCGTTTCAATGCTTCCGTTACCGCTTTCACGTAGAAAGACATGAAGCCAAGACGCGTGTCGTGACGCTTCTCGAACTGGTCTTTATACTGCTTACGAAGATCCATGATTGGTTTCATGTTGACTTCGTTAAACGTCGTTAGCATCGCTGTGCTGTTTTTCGCTTCTAGAAGACGGTTAGCAACTGTCTTACGTAGGCGAGTCATCGGTACGCGTTTTTCACTACGTGCCGCTGCAGGAGCTTCAACTACTGGCGCTTCAGCTTGTGTTGCAGCTTTTGCGTTTGCTAGGTGCGCTTCAATGTCTTCACGAGTGATACGACCGCCAACACCAGTGCCTTTCACTTGGCCAGCTTCTAGGTTGTGTTCAGCCAGAAGACGACGAACTGCTGGACTTAGCGCGTCATTGCTCTCTTCAGTAAGTGCCGCTTTGTGACGCTTATCTGGAGATGCTTGTGTACCTTCAGTTTTATCGGCTGTTGGTTCACCAGCAACTGCACCAGGTTTGATTTTAGCCAGAAGCTGCTTTGACAGTACCGTCGCACCTTCTAATTCAACAATAGCTTCTAAAACACCCGCTTCCGGAGCTGGCACTTCTAGCACTACTTTATCTGTTTCGATATCAACCAGTACTTCATCACGCTCAATAACGTCGCCTGGTTGTTTGTGCCATGTCGCAACGGTTGCATCTGCAACTGATTCAGGTAAATCTGGAACCAGAATTTCAATTGTCATAACTGTTTCTTCCTTTAACTTCTAGTTCTTAATTCGAAGTTTTTGAGTTCACGTTCAGAGCGTCTTCAACCAACGCTTTTTGTTGTTTCAAGTGCACCGACATGTAGCCAACTGCTGGCGAAGCAGAAGCTGGGCGACCTGCGTATTTAAGATCTGCACCTGCAGGAATAGCGGCACGGAAGTTATGTTGACTACAGTACCAAGCACCTTGGTTCTGAGGCTCTTCCTGACACCACACAAAGTCTTCAACATTTGTGTATTGAGCAATAGCGGCTTGTACTTCTTCCATTGGGAATGGGTAAAGCTGTTCAATACGCACAATTGCTACGTCATCTTGCTCGTTGTTGCGACGCTGCTCAAGTAGGTCGAAATAAACCTTACCAGAACAGAACACAACACGTTTCACTTTGTTTGCTTCCAGATTATCAATTTCTGGAATAGCTGCCTGGAAAGTACCTTCTGCAAGGTCTTCGATCGTAGACGTACAAAGTGGATGACGAAGCAACGATTTTGGAGACATTACAATCAGTGGTCGACGCATTGGGCGTACAACCTGACGTCGAATCATGTGGTAAACCTGCGCTGGCGTTGAAGGAACAACTACCTGCATATTTTGCTCTGCACACAACTGTAGATAACGCTCTAGACGCGCGGATGAGTGCTCTGGCCCCTGACCTTCGTAGCCATGAGGCAGAAGCATCGTTAAGCCACACAGACGAGCCCACTTCTGTTCACCAGAAGAGATAAATTGGTCGATAACCACTTGAGCGCCGTTAGCAAAATCACCAAACTGTGCTTCCCAAATCGTTAAACCGCCAGGCTCTGCTGTCGCATAACCATATTCAAACGCCAATACCGCTTCTTCTGACAATACCGAGTCGAATACCTGGAAAGGACCTTGCTTATCATGAACGTTTGCTAACGGAATGTAAGTGCTTGCATCCGTTTGGTTGTGAAGAACTGAGTGACGGTGGAAGAAAGTACCACGACCAGAGTCCTGACCAGAAATACGGATACGCTTACCATCGTCAACCAATGTCGCGTAGGCCAGTGTCTCTGCCATACCCCAGTCAATCGCTTTTTCACCAG is drawn from uncultured Vibrio sp. and contains these coding sequences:
- the odhB gene encoding 2-oxoglutarate dehydrogenase complex dihydrolipoyllysine-residue succinyltransferase: MTIEILVPDLPESVADATVATWHKQPGDVIERDEVLVDIETDKVVLEVPAPEAGVLEAIVELEGATVLSKQLLAKIKPGAVAGEPTADKTEGTQASPDKRHKAALTEESNDALSPAVRRLLAEHNLEAGQVKGTGVGGRITREDIEAHLANAKAATQAEAPVVEAPAAARSEKRVPMTRLRKTVANRLLEAKNSTAMLTTFNEVNMKPIMDLRKQYKDQFEKRHDTRLGFMSFYVKAVTEALKRYPEVNASIDGDDIVYHNYFDISMAVSTPRGLVTPVLKDCDTLGFADIEKGIKELAIKGRDGKLTVDELMGGNFTITNGGVFGSLMSTPIINPPQAAILGMHKIQERPMAVDGKVEILPMMYLALSYDHRLIDGRESVGFLVTIKELLEDPARLLLDV